DNA from Anaerolineales bacterium:
CCGAACTACTTGGCTTCTTGGTGATCCTTCAACAGCATGCCCATCATCACCGCCGCCACAATCGTGCCAATAGCACCAAAGACGAGGTAGAGAGGGATGTTGTTGACCAAGGGGATGGTGAAAATACCACCGATCGGAGCGCTGAGGGTGATGCCAAACATACCCGCCAACGCACCGCCCACCGCCGCGCCGATCATGATCGAAGGCAGCACCACCTTAGGATGAGCAATCACGAAGGGAATGGCGCCTTCAGCGATGAAGCTCAGGCCCATGATGGCGGCCGGCTTGCCGGCGTCACGCAGCTCAGGCGAGAACTTCTTGGGGAACAGGAAGGTGGCCAGGGCGCAGCCACCGCTGATGGCGAAGGCAGCGGCGCCGATGGCACCCATCGCCACGGAAGGCACGGCGCTGCCATCGGCGGCAGTGAGGGTAGCCACCGAGAAGAGGTAGGCAGCCTTGTTGACCGGGCCACCGACGTCAAAAGCGGCCATGGCGCCAATGACAGCGCCCAACAGGGCGGCGTTACCAGTGCTGAGGCTCTGCAGGAAGCCGTTGACGGCGCCGTTGAGCGGGGTCACGAAAGCGTTGATGGCGATCATGCCCAGGGCCACCAGGATGGTACCGACCACCGGGTAGATGATCAGGGTCTTAGCACCCTCAAAGGAGCGCGGCAGGCCCTTGGTAGCTTTCTTGAGCAGGTTGATCAGCCAGCCGGCCAGGAAGGCGCCGGCGATGGTGCCCAGGAAGCCGGAGCCACCATCACGCGCCAGCAAACCCACCACTACACCAGCCAGCAGGCCGGGGCGATCAGCGATGGAGTAGGCAATGTAGCCACCCAGGATGGGCAGCATCATGCCGATGGTGGTGGCGCCGACGGTCAGCAGCCAGGCCGAGACGGGGTTGCTGGCGCCGAAGCTGGCCGCACCCGAGTTGGACGCATCAAACAGGAAGGCGAACGAAATAAGTACGCCGCCAGCCACGATGAACGGGATGAAATACGAGACACCCGACATCAAATGGCGATAGATAGCTTTTCGATCCATGTCTTTCTCCTTATGGGGCCAACCCTAGCGGGTTGGCCAAGCGAAAATCAAACGCAACGACTCCTCGATGATATTTGTGTGCGACCGCCTCCTTAGGGGTTGTAGACTTCGGCTTTGCCGTCTACGATCTGTTGGATCACTTGCTCGCCACGATGAATGGCGTCAGAAGATGACACGGTGAGTATTGGCTTGCCACGGAAGCGTTCCATCTCCACCATGGTGTCGACGGCCAGCACAATCGCTTCGGCTTCCTGGATGTCTTCATCCGTGAGGCGGTTTTCCACGCCCCCTGCCCCATTGGTCTCCATCTTCAAGTCGTAGCCGTGCTGCTTGGCAAACTTGATCAGGGTCTCGGCTGCAATGTAGGTATGGGCAATGCCTGCCGGGCAGGCGGCCACGCCAACGAGTTTCTTCATCTATGCATCCTTTCCGGTTTTGGTGATGACGAGGTTGAGTAGTTCACCCGCGGCAAACTGCTCAGCGAGGGTGTGCATGGGAGTGTGGTTCTCTTCCACCAGGTCGGTCTTGCCAGTCAGCGCCAGGCCAGCGCCCAGCGAGAGCGAACCAGAGGGCTGCGGCGCGGCCTCGGCGTTGAACATGCGCAGGATGTAGCCTTCGCCACCGTCAGACTTGATCAGTGTGCCAAAGCTGGCATCTGAGTCGATCGAGGCGAACTTGAAGTGCGCCGGCAGCGCCGGTACCCACGGGTTGATGGGGAAGTAGCTGATCAGGAAGAAAGTGGGATCGATCTTCTGCTTCTGGCTGTAGATCGGGTCTACGGCGAAGATGGCGTACTCGCGGAAGAGCTTGTTGCCATCCAGCGTGGCCGAGAAGCCAATACCAAAGTCAAACTCCACCGTCCCCTGCATTTGATGGGTGGGCGCGGGCAGCAGGCGCTCCGGCATGCCGCTGGGGCGGCCTGGACGGCGGTGGCGGTCGGGCAGGCCCACGTAGCCCATGGCACGCAGTACGGTGAGCATCAGGTCACCAAAGCCCTCACCCACGAATTCGTATTCCTTGAGGCTGCGAGTGAAGACGGTGAGCACGCCCTGCTCGTCCTGGGTGCTGACATGGTTGAGCAGCGGGCCGGTGGCGCTGGGCTCTTCGAAGTACTTCAGTTCCTTCCAGATCGCCATTTCCTCGCGCACACAAGGGCGCTCAATGAGGCTGTACTGCGCCCCGGCATGGAAGGTTTCGATGGTTTTGTGGGTGCGAATGCCGATGCGCAGGCGGTGGTCTACGCTGCTGTTGACCACCTCGCCGCGCACGCGTAGGATGCCACTGTCATCCAGGCTGAGCTTCACCCAGAACGGCAGCGTGTGATCAGCTACCTTCAGCTTGCGCTGCTCCAGATTGCTGGGGATGGCCATCTCGCCTTCGAAGAGCATCTCGGCGTGCAAGCCAGTCTGCGTGCTGGTCTTGAAGTCGGCGGCGGTGATTTCGCGCGTCACCAGCCACTCGTCTTCGGGGGCCGGATAGTCGTAATCGTAGCTGTCACCTTCGTCGCCGCCGTCCTGCAGGAACAGCGCACGCTGCACGCTCTGGCCGGTGCGCTTGTCAGTGATGGTGATGCCCTCAGCATCGCAGCTCACGCTGAGGAACTCATTCTCGATACTGTGCTGATTCTGTGGGACGACCACTTCGGGAGCCTGGTCGCCCTGCTCCACTACGGAGAGGGTCTTGTAAGAGATACCGTCAAACTCGCCCAGGTTGCAAACAATTTCTGTGCGGTAGAACCACACGTCTTCGTTCATATCGGCCGGATTCTTGCGTGCCACGCCCCAATAGTGCTTGACCTGCTCCAGCACGGTGTACGGCAGGGTCTTGCCCTCCAGCTCCAGAGTGAAGCCGGGGCCGCGCGACACGATGGAGAGGCGCTGCACCATCTCGCGCTTCCACGGCAGGCTGTTGATGACCACCAGCGCCATACCGGGCAGCTGGCTGTCATCTACTGAGAAGGACAGCAGACGGCACAAGTAATCACGCGTGCCACGCATGATGTTGTACGAGATGGTGGCCATGTCTTTGATGGCTTTGTTGGTCTCATCACCGTGGGTGGCGGAGCCGTGGGTCTGGCAATTGACCAGCTTGTACCAGGTCTCATCGATGAGGCCCTGGTCGTAAGGGATACCCACCGCATCCAGCATGGCCATCATGGGCTGCACTTCGTAGGAGATGCGGCGCTCTACGCGGTCAATCAGGGTCTTGATGTCCGAGCGCGCCGAGTGCATGCCATTCATATGAAGGCGGTGATATTGCGGCGAGAGGATCTCGCCCACATGTGTCTTTAGGTCTTTGCCGTTCTTACGTACATGCTCAAAATACTCGGCCCAGGTGGTGTACTTGAATTCAATGCGGTCTTGAATGCTGTTGTAGTGCTTGATCTTCTCGGGAATGTCCAGCATGACTGGGTTCTGGTCAAAGCCCAGCGGGAAGACGAACTCGTTCTTGAGCGTGCTGCGTTCTACGAGGCGGTCGATCAGCTTAGCGACATCGATCTTGTTGTAGTCCTCGGCCTCGTTGGTGAACAGCTTGCCGTCACGGAAGGCGTGGGCGCCGTAGCCGTAACCAGACAGCAGCACATTGCACAGTACCTGGCTGCCGTCATTGGATTTGAAGTAAAACTCATTACCGAGCCCGTAGATATCGCCCACCCCACGGGTGAAGACGAACTCTTTTATGCCGAACTGGTTGTAGATCTTGGGCATGTCGCTGGCGGCGCCGAACGGGTCTGCCAGATAGGCAATGCGTGAGGCTTTGCCCAGCTTCTTGGCGTTCTTGATGCCTAGGCGCAGGTTGTTAACCACCGACTCAGCGGAGCTCATGTAGGTATCGAGCTGAGACACAAACGGCCCAATGACCAGCTTGCCACTGGACACCAGGCCGCGCACCTCTTCGGTATCCTCAGGGTGGAGCTGAAGATATTCGTCAATCGCCACGGTTTGTCCGTCAAAGAAGAAATCTTTGACGCGGCCATCAGCAAAGGCGCGCATCATCTCGCGCATGTTGTAGGCAAACACCACCATCGACTCTTGCGAGCTAAACCACCAATACGGGTCCCAATGGGTATGGTGAATACCGTGAGCGATCAGTTTCTCAGACATACTGCTACTTATCCTCTCTTACAAAGGCCTTGTGCAGCACTACCGGCTGCTTGCCTTGTGCAATCACTTCGTAACGGCCCAGGCTGGCGGGCACCAGAATGACATCCAGGTACTTGGCGTCATAACCTTTGCTGGGGTCTGCTACTGATTGGACGCGAACGGCCTCGCCGTCTACCACGGTGAGCACGCAAAAATCGCCGTGGTTGTCACCCGGGTAGCGGCTGCCGGTTTCCATTTCGATGCGATGGGTCTCGAAAAAGATCTCTTCGTGCTGCCCTACCAGCAGCTCACGCCAGCCTTCGCCAGTGGCAAAAGGACGCGGCTCAAAGGCAATGTTCTCCATCACCCACTTTTCATCGCGCTCAAAGCGCAAGGCCTGCTCACCCAGCTTGGTGTGCAGCGGGCGGGGCTTGCCGGTGATGTCCATGCGCGTGTAGTCATACATCTTATAGGTGTAGGCGCTCATCGTCAGCGTGCCGAGTTCCAACACCAGCTGGTTGCGGCCAGAGGCGTGGACTGTACCCGCTGGCAGGAGGATTTGGCGGCCCACGTTGGATGGGATGGCATGCACATAGGCCTGGTAATCCACCAGCGAGCTGTCTTTCTCAGACTGGCGCACCAGCTCCAAGAACTTGTGCGGATCGGCATCCGAGCGGAAGCCGCAGTAGGTAGCCGCGCCGTGCCCGGTGAGCACGACGTAATAGGCCTCGTGCTGGGCGGCGTAATCACCATACAGCTCACGCGCCATGGCGTCGTTGGGATGGCACTGCACCGACATATTGCCGTTGCTGTGCCATGTATCATCGTAGTTGAAGCGGATGGGCAGGTAACTGCCAAAACGGGCGTGCAGCTTGGGGCCAATTACGCCCTGCGCCACCGCATCCATAAAGGTAAGGAAGGGGATGTCGATGAGGTGCTCACCACTCTGCGCCAGCAAGCTGGCTTCGGTATGAATGAGCTCAAACGACCAGGCTACTTTGTCTACCAGGTCTTTGGGCACGTTGCGGTAGCGCTGCAGGAACTGGCCGCCCCACACACCCTCGACATATACGGGCTTGGCGCGCAGCGGGCGCGCTTGCAACTGCTCACACACCGCCTGCAGGGAGCGGCCGCTGAGCAGGCTGAACGAGAGGCTAGAGTCAAGCAGGTAGTGGTCAATCAGCCCCCCCTGCACCAGTTGCTTACGCAAACCCACGGCCAACTCATTGTCAATGAAATAGGTCTGGCGCACGGTGGTATCCATGTCGTATTCGCCGTTGCTGCCCAGGCACTGATACTGGCCGGCGAATACACGCCACGCTTCGTCTTTGGGCGTTACGTCAACGAAGGCGATTGCGGCAGCCGCGTGCCGCGGCTGGGCGGCTGCGCTGCCCAGGCCGAAGAGCACCGTGCTAGCATCCGCCGGCACGCTGGCGAGGAAGGCGGCAAGCGCCTGGCTATCGAAGAAGGGCTCATAGCCCTGATCGAACAGCCTGCCGAAGATCAGCTCCGGATCGGTTTCGCGATCCATGGGCAGATACGGGGCGAGCAGATTTCGGATGTCTTGTGGGGAGCGATAGAATTGGGAAACGTCTTGGAAGGTAACGGAAGGTGCGGCTTGGCGAATGGCATCCACCAGGCCGTTGATATTGGCGCCAGGCATACCGTCCAGCACCAACAAGCCGGTGGGAAGCTGGGCAGCCAGGGCATTGGCAGCCTCGGTAAGCGAAGTTTTGAGATCAGCCACAGGAGCCACAGGATTAACGGCGGTGAGATCATCAAATGGAATTGGTTTGTACGCAAAGCCCATGCTTACCGGCCGCAGCCTCCTGAGTACATAATGTTATGACAATATATTATTATCAAACAAGCCTGTCAAGGGTAGTTCGCCCCACAAACGCAGCCACAAGGAGCAGCAGCATATGAGCAATTCCCCCACCCTCGGTTTTATCGGTCTGGGCCTGATGGGCAAACCGATGGCCGCCCATCTATTGAAGGCCGGCTTCCCGCTGTGGGTACACAACCGCAGCCAGGCCGCCGTCGACGAGCTGGTGGCCCAAGGCGCCCACCAAGCCGGCTCGGCTAGAGAAGTGGCCGAACACGCCGAGATCATCATGACCTGCCTGCCTGACTCGCCCGATGTAGAAGGCTGCGTGTTAGGCGAAGATGGCATCCTCTCCGGCGCACAGCCCGGCCTGATCGTGATCGACCACTCGACGATCAAACCGGCCACGGCGCGGCACCTGGCCGCGGCGCTGGCCGCGCGCGGCATGCACTTCCTCGATGCGCCGGTGAGCGGCGGCCAGATTGGCGCGCAGAACGGCACGCTGACCACCATGGTGGGCGGTGACGCCGCCGCGCTGGAAACGGCCCGACCGGCCCTGGCAGCCTTTAGTAAGGCGATCACGCACATCGGCGGGCCGGGGGCGGGCCAGGTAGCCAAGTGCTGCAACCAGATGATGGTGGCGGCGCAAATGGCGGTCATGGCCGAGCTGCTGATCCTGGCTCGCAAAGCCGAGGTGGACGCGCAGAAGGTGGTGGCCGCCATCCGCGGCGGCGCCGCCCAATGCTGGACGCTGGACAATAAGCCGCAGCTGCTCTTCGAGGGCAAGCGCCAGCCAGGCTTCAAAGCCTATATGCAGGTGAAGGATCTGGGCATCGTGATGGAAACCGCCAAGGAGTTGGGCATGCCGCTGCCCGCCACCGCTGCCAACACACAACTTTTCAACGCCATGATGGCGCTGGGCATGCAAGACCTGGATAACTCCGCCATAGTAGGCGTGATGGAGCAGTTAGCAGGCGTGGAGCTGCTATGAGCCTGAGTAACGAAGCGCTGTGGCGCCAATACGGTGCAGCGATCGACGAGCTGGCTCTAGTGATTGCCGATTGCCCTGCGGAACTGTGGCAGGCCAGGCTGTGGAACGACCACCCCGACCAATGGATGGCCAAGGGCTTCTCGACCTTTTGGTATCTGGGCTATCACGCCATCTTCTGGCTGGATATTCACCTGTTTGGCACAGAAGAAGGCTTCGCCCCGCCCGCGCCGTACCCATTGGTGGAGATGCAGCCACACGAAACTCTGCCCGCGGTACTCTCGAAACAAGCGCTGCTCGATTATCTGGCCATCTGCCGCCAGAAGTGCAAGGACATCGTGCTGAACCTGACGCCGGAGCAGGCCGCCCGCGTGTGCAGCTTCCCCTGGGGTGAGCCTAGCTACGGCGAACTACAGCTTTATAACCTGCGCCATCTGCAAGAGCACGCCGCGCAACTCAAGCTCTTCCTAGGCCAGCAAACCGGCTACCAAAGCCAATACGTCACCCGTGCAGAACTGTAAATAAAAAAACGCAAAACGCTAAATAAATCCCTGATACACAAAGAACGCGCCCACCACCATCAGCAGCACGCCCGCCTGCAGGGTCAGGCGGCGCAGCCAGGCGGGTGCGTGCTCCTGGCGCAGCAATACCTGGCGTGCCCACCACAACTGGGCCAACGCAAACAACAGGCTGCCGCCGGCCGCCGCATACGCGCTGGCCATCGGCCAGCCGCGCTCGATGAGCTTATACAATGCCGCATACACCAGCATGCCGATCGCACTGATGTACAGCGTGCGCCATTGCACCTGGCTGGCACTGGGCTTGCTACGCCCGCGCTTGGCCTGTGCCAAGCGGCGGCTGGCTTGCACCATCACCGCCAGCACCAGGACTACCAAAATCAGCGCTGGCACCGGGGCATAGGGATGCAACTCGAAGATCTTGAAGCCCAGCGCCAGGAGCACCGCGGCGATCGCCGTGGCCGCTGGGGCACGCGCCGCCCAGGCCAGGCTGCCCCAGCCTGCCAGCAACTCGCCCGCCGCCAGCACCAGCAGCGCCACCACAAAGTTGCCCAGGTAGCGGCTTTCCGAACCGGTGAAGGTGCGCACGCCAGCCTGGCCCACGATCCACAGCGCCAGCAGCAAGTACAGCGTTAGCGCGGCGGCATGCGCCAGGCCGCGGCGTTCAGCTTCGTCTTCCAGGCGGCCAGCCGCCCAGGCGCCAACCGCAATCGCTACCACAGCAAGCACAAGCAATCCCGACCACACCATCAGTCTTTCCTCCGGGCGTAGCCCATGCGCTCCAACTGCAGCTCATCATCACGCCAGCCTTCGTTTACTTTCACGCGCAACTCCAAAAACACGTTACGTGCGCTCATTTTCTCGATCTCTTCACGCGCCGCCTGGCCAATTTTCTTGATCATGCGCCCGCCCTCGCCCACTACGATGCCCTTATGCGAGTCGCGCTCTACGAACAGGGTGGCCTCGATCTTGGCGCCCTGCTCGCCGCGTTCGAGGTACTCGTCGATGCGCACAGCGATGCCGTGGGGCACTTCATCGCGCAGCGATTGCAACGCCGCCTCGCGGATTAGGTCGGCGGCGATCTGGCGCTCCCAAAAATCGGTAATTTGGTCCGGCGGGTAGAAGGGATCGCCCGCGGGCAGCAAGGCTTCCAGCGTTTGCAGCAGCTCGGGCAGGCCGGCGCCGCTACTGGCCGAGAACTCCAGCAGCTGGACTGCGCTGGCCAGCGCGCCATACTGCTCACGGCGTGCGCTGCGCGTCTCCTCATCGCTCACCAGGTCGATCTTGTTCAGCGCCAAGAGCAGCGGCTGCTGGCGCTGGCGCGCCGCCAGGCGTTCCGCCAGGCCGCGATCCTCCTCGGTGGGCGGGGTGGAAGCATCCACCAGGAACAGCAAGACATCGCCATCATCGAGGGCGTAGAAAGCATCGGCGTTCATAAAATCGCCCAACTTGCTGCGGCGCTGGTGCACGCCAGGGGTATCAACAAAGATCATCTGGGCCTTTTCGGTGGTCAAGATGCCCAGTTGGTTGCGCCGCGTGGTTTGCGGCTTGGAAGATACGGCCGCCACCTTTTGCCCCAACAGGGCATTCATCAAGGTGGATTTGCCCACATTGGGGCGGCCCAAAACGGATACGTAACCTGCTTTAAATGTCATTACTTTCATTTTATCAGGGGTGGGAAAAGCGAGTGAGCAGGGAACGGTGATTAGTAAACAGGGGGAACGAGTAATCAGGAATAAGGGAGCAGTGATCAGTGATCAGTGATCAGTGAACAGGGAACAGGGAACAGGGAACAGGAACAGGGAACAGGGAACCCAAAGGGTAAACCACCCACTCCTCCCAAACGGGTGAGAATTGCTCATGCACTGCTCCCTCCTCACCGCTCACCAGGCTCTGGACAAAGCCGCGCCAATCATGTAAAATCCCTCCGCTTTCATATAGGATTCGGAGGAATTACTTTGGCAAACATTAAATCTGCCATCAAGCGCAACCGGCAGAACGAGAAGCGCCGTCTGCAGAATCGTGTTTATCGCAGCTCGGCCAATACGTTTGTGCGCAAGGCCAATGCCGCCATCGCCGCGGGCGATGTAGAGCAGGCCAAGGAAGCCACCAAGGTGGCTGTGGTCGCCCTGGACAAGGCCGCCAAGAAGAGCATCATCCACGCCAACAATGCCGCTCGCCGCAAAGGTAACTTGATGAGCAAGCTGCACGCGTTGGAAACCGGCAAGTAACCTGCTTACACCTGCCACCCAATAGGCCTGCTCACGCAGGCCTATTTTGTTGCCAGGCGGCGCAGCCCCCTCACCTGCCGTATAATCACGCCCTATGTTCACTGCTGAAAAGGCCGCCGCTGAGGCGCGCATCCTCGAATTTTGCCGCGCCGCCAGCTTGCCCGCCCCCACGCTGAGCTGGAGCCAGATCCCCTTCGCAGGGGAATGGGGCATTGCCACCTCGCTGTTCCAACTGGCTTCGCAGGAAGCCAAGCAATCCGGCCAGAAGATCAACGTGCCGCAGCGCGCCACGCAGCTGGCCGAGCAACTGGCTGCCGAACTCGCCAGCCTGCCCGGCTTCACGCGCGTGGAAGCCGTGAAGGGCTACCTGAACCTGTATTTCGACACCGCCGAATTTGCCGGGCGCGTGCTGACCAACGTGCTCAGCCAAGCGGAGCGCTACGGCTGGGGCGAACCCAAGCAGCAGCGCGTGATGCTCGAGTTCTCGCAACCCAATACCCACAAAGCCTTCCACGTCGGCCACCTGCGCAACATGATCCTCGGTGCGGCGTTGAGCAACATCCTCGAAGCCGCCGGCTACGAGATGGTGCGCGCCAACTATATTGGCGATTATGGCAAAGACGTAATGAAGTGGATGTGGAACTACACCCGGCGCCACGCCGGCGAGCAACCGCCCGTCAAGGACGTGACGCGCTGGATGGGCGATCTCTACTCCGAATCCAGCCGCGAGCTGGAAGCCGACCCCAACGGCGAGGCTGAGATCCGCACGCTGTTCTCCCAGTGGGAAGCCGAAGACAAAACCGTCTACGACCTGTGGCTGCAGACGCGCCAATGGTCGCTGGATGGCTTCAACGAGATCTACGCGCAGATGGGCATTCACTTTGACCGCATCTACTTTGAGAGCGAGATGGAGCGGCTGTGCAAGCCGATCATTGATGAGCTGATCGCGCGCCAGATCGCGGTAGACGAGCGCGCCGAAGGCGGCACCGTAGTCGTCAAGCTGGATGAGTTGCTGGGGCTGCAGGAGAAGTATCGCGTGCTGGTGCTGCAACGCTCAGACGGCACCTCTCTCTACGGCGCCTGGGATCTGGCACTGGCGCTGCAGAAATTTATTGACTACGCCCTCGACCAGTCGATCTATGTCGTCGATGTACGCCAAAGCCTGCACTTCACCCAGGTGTTCAAGACCCTGGAGCTGGCCGGGCACGAGGCGCTGATGCAAAAGGTGCTGCACCTGCCCTACGAGATCGTCAATCTGCCGGGGAACGTGATCATCTCCTCACGCGAGGGCGTCGTGGTGCTGCTGGAGGAGCTGATCGAGCAGGCCACTCAGCGCGCCGCGGCCATCGTGGCCGAGAAGAACCCGGAGTTGGATGAGGCCACGCGCCTGAGCGTAGCCCAGCAGGTGGGCCTGGCGGCGATCAAGTACCCGATGCTGGCCCGCGAGACCACCAAGATCGCCACCTTCGATTGGGAAGCCGCGCTGGATTTCAACGGCCAGGCCGCCCCGTATATCCAATACGCCTGCGTGCGCGCTAACAGCATTTTGCGCAAGGCCGCCGCCGAAGGCGCCGCGAGTGCGCAACAACCGCCGCAGCACGCACTGGAGCCGAGCGAGATCGAGCTGATCGAGCTGATCTCGCGCCTGCCGGATGCGATCCAGCGCGCCGCCAACGAGCACAAGACACTGCACATCACCAACCTCACCTACGAGCTGGCCAAGGGCTTCAATGATTTCTACAATCAGTGCCCGGTGCTGCAAACCGAGGAGCCGCAGCGTAGCTTCCGCCTGGCCCTGGTGGCGGCGGCGCGCCAGGCGATGCGTAATGGTTTGGCGCTGCTGGGGATTGTTGCTCCAGAAGTAATGTAAACTTATCCTATCCAGCCACCGCGTATGCGGTGGCTGATTCATCTCACTCACTGGAAACCTGATGCCCAATACCCCGCCACGTCGCTTTTACCTCACCCGCCCTAGCCAGTTTGAGATCACCTACAGCATTAACCACTGGATGGACCCCAGCAATGCGGTTGACCGCCCCCTGGCGCAACAGCAGTGGGATGCGCTTTACCAGTTGTATCAAGCGCAGGGCGTGGCGGTAGAAGTGCTCGATCCGATGCCGGGATGGCCTGATTCGGTGTTCACCGGCGATTCGATCTTTCTGTATGGCACGCAAGCCATCGCCAGCCGCTTCCGGCACGCCGAGCGCGCCGGCGAGGTGGAGCCCCAGGTAGCGCGCTTCGCTGAGCGTGGCTACACCATCCACCGCCTGCCCGAGGATGTGCTCTTTGAAGGCAACGGGGATGCGGTCTACTGGAACGGGCGCATATTCGCCGGGTATGGGGTGCGCAGTGATAAGCAAGCACACGCCCACCTCGAGCGCATCCTCAACGTAGAGGTGCTGCCGATCGAAGTACTGGCGCCCCATTTCCATGTAGATACCGTGCTGTGCCCACTGAATGCCACTACCCTCGCCTACGCGCCTGCCGCCATCGGCGCCGCCAGCCTGGAGCGCCTGCGCAGCCTGGGGGTGACGCTGATCGAGGTGGCCGCCGAGGAAGCCGAGCTGCTGGCCTGCAACTCCATCGTGCTGGGTGATCAGGTGATCATGAGCACGCCGCATGCCCCGCGGCTGCAGGCCGCTTTGCATGCCGCTGGTTTCCAAACCCATGCGCTGGAGATGAGCGAATTCACAAAGTCCGGTGGCGGGGTCAAATGCCTGACGCTGGAAGCCTACCAACCTGCGTAGACTGAATATCGGCGAAGACAAAGGCCCTTGCATCTGCAAGGGCCTTTTTTTGTTTTACGGCTTCAGCGGCAAGATAAAGCGCGTGCTGACATCATTGGCGCCGCCGCGGCGCAAGATCACCTCCACCTGCCAACTCCCCGGCAGGCTCAAGTAATTTCCAGTCACGGCGTAGCGCCCAGGCGCATCGCCGGCCGCGGCCTGCGCCTCGATAATGCCCAGGCTGGAGCCCGGCTGAGAAAAGCGCAGCAACACCTCACTGGGCAGCTGCTGCGGGTTGCGGCGCGCGTCGTTTACATCTACCGTGAACTGGTTCACGCCCACCTGTGCCGGGGCAATGTAGACGGTCAGGCGCACCTCATCCCCGGCGTATTCGTGCACTTGCACGCGCGCGTAGGCTTGGGCGTGGGCCGCCCAGGCTGCCTGGCTGGGTGCGATGCTGGTCATCGCCCCCACCAGCAGCAACACCAACAGGCCCAGCAGCAACTCAGTGCGGATGGTGCGGCCAAAGGCGCTGAGGGCCGGCGCGGCATGTTTGCGTAAGCGCGGCGTAAGGATGCGCAGGTTGATCGCCCCCAGCCCTAGCAAGCCAGCGAACAGCACGGTCTTCGCAATCAGGGCACGGCCGTAGCTGGTAGTCGGCAGCAGCCAGAGCTGCCCAATGTGCAGCCAATAGCTGAGCAGGCCGGTGAGCGCCAGCAGCACCACGGCAGCGATCGCCAGGCGCGAGAAACGCGGCACCAATACCGCCATGCGCGCTCGTGACGCCTGGCGGCTGCGCACAACCGCGTCCAGCAAGGGCAGCAGGCCACCTAACCAGCTCACCGTGGCGGCCACATGCAGCCAATCGGCCACGATGGCCAGGGGCGCCAGTGGCCGCAGGGCCGCAGCGTGCGCGGTGAGACTGACAGTGAGCACGGCCAAGCCCCCCAGCCCGGCGAGCAAGCGCCATGTGCGCGGCGCGGCCGCGGGCAAGGCTCGCCAGGCCAGCACGCCGCTGGCCAGGGCCAGCGCGGAGCGTGCCCACCACAGGCGGCCGATGTAGCCGCTGCTGATGCCGGCCAGCGTCACCCACAAGTCTGCGCCGGCGATGTTGAGCGCCTGCACCGCCAGCAGGCCAAGCGTAGCCAGCAGCAGCAGCCCGCTGCCGGCCAGCGTGCTGCGGCGAATGCTCCGCGCCACCCCGGCCACCAGCGGCTGGCCCAGGCTGGCCGCCAAGGGTTGCACGACCAACAGCCAAAACACCACGCCGCCATAGGCCAGCGCCAGGCCCACAAAATTGAGCCAACGCACGCTGCTTTCCAACAGCGGCGGAAAGCGCAGCGCCGGATCGACGAAGCCCGGCGGCGGGGTCAACTCATCCAGCTCGGCGTCCACGCCCACCCCAAACGGAATGGCGCCTTCGGTCACGTGGCCATCGGCATTGGAGCGCACGCGCCACACCGCCGTGTAGCTGTCCTGCGGCAGCGGCTCCAGCGGCAGGCGCAGCACGCGCGGCGCACTGGCATCCACGTTG
Protein-coding regions in this window:
- a CDS encoding PTS fructose transporter subunit IIC; its protein translation is MDRKAIYRHLMSGVSYFIPFIVAGGVLISFAFLFDASNSGAASFGASNPVSAWLLTVGATTIGMMLPILGGYIAYSIADRPGLLAGVVVGLLARDGGSGFLGTIAGAFLAGWLINLLKKATKGLPRSFEGAKTLIIYPVVGTILVALGMIAINAFVTPLNGAVNGFLQSLSTGNAALLGAVIGAMAAFDVGGPVNKAAYLFSVATLTAADGSAVPSVAMGAIGAAAFAISGGCALATFLFPKKFSPELRDAGKPAAIMGLSFIAEGAIPFVIAHPKVVLPSIMIGAAVGGALAGMFGITLSAPIGGIFTIPLVNNIPLYLVFGAIGTIVAAVMMGMLLKDHQEAK
- a CDS encoding PTS fructose transporter subunit IIB, whose protein sequence is MKKLVGVAACPAGIAHTYIAAETLIKFAKQHGYDLKMETNGAGGVENRLTDEDIQEAEAIVLAVDTMVEMERFRGKPILTVSSSDAIHRGEQVIQQIVDGKAEVYNP
- a CDS encoding class I mannose-6-phosphate isomerase, with product MADLKTSLTEAANALAAQLPTGLLVLDGMPGANINGLVDAIRQAAPSVTFQDVSQFYRSPQDIRNLLAPYLPMDRETDPELIFGRLFDQGYEPFFDSQALAAFLASVPADASTVLFGLGSAAAQPRHAAAAIAFVDVTPKDEAWRVFAGQYQCLGSNGEYDMDTTVRQTYFIDNELAVGLRKQLVQGGLIDHYLLDSSLSFSLLSGRSLQAVCEQLQARPLRAKPVYVEGVWGGQFLQRYRNVPKDLVDKVAWSFELIHTEASLLAQSGEHLIDIPFLTFMDAVAQGVIGPKLHARFGSYLPIRFNYDDTWHSNGNMSVQCHPNDAMARELYGDYAAQHEAYYVVLTGHGAATYCGFRSDADPHKFLELVRQSEKDSSLVDYQAYVHAIPSNVGRQILLPAGTVHASGRNQLVLELGTLTMSAYTYKMYDYTRMDITGKPRPLHTKLGEQALRFERDEKWVMENIAFEPRPFATGEGWRELLVGQHEEIFFETHRIEMETGSRYPGDNHGDFCVLTVVDGEAVRVQSVADPSKGYDAKYLDVILVPASLGRYEVIAQGKQPVVLHKAFVREDK
- a CDS encoding NAD-binding protein, which encodes MSNSPTLGFIGLGLMGKPMAAHLLKAGFPLWVHNRSQAAVDELVAQGAHQAGSAREVAEHAEIIMTCLPDSPDVEGCVLGEDGILSGAQPGLIVIDHSTIKPATARHLAAALAARGMHFLDAPVSGGQIGAQNGTLTTMVGGDAAALETARPALAAFSKAITHIGGPGAGQVAKCCNQMMVAAQMAVMAELLILARKAEVDAQKVVAAIRGGAAQCWTLDNKPQLLFEGKRQPGFKAYMQVKDLGIVMETAKELGMPLPATAANTQLFNAMMALGMQDLDNSAIVGVMEQLAGVELL
- a CDS encoding DinB family protein → MSLSNEALWRQYGAAIDELALVIADCPAELWQARLWNDHPDQWMAKGFSTFWYLGYHAIFWLDIHLFGTEEGFAPPAPYPLVEMQPHETLPAVLSKQALLDYLAICRQKCKDIVLNLTPEQAARVCSFPWGEPSYGELQLYNLRHLQEHAAQLKLFLGQQTGYQSQYVTRAEL
- the era gene encoding GTPase Era, yielding MKVMTFKAGYVSVLGRPNVGKSTLMNALLGQKVAAVSSKPQTTRRNQLGILTTEKAQMIFVDTPGVHQRRSKLGDFMNADAFYALDDGDVLLFLVDASTPPTEEDRGLAERLAARQRQQPLLLALNKIDLVSDEETRSARREQYGALASAVQLLEFSASSGAGLPELLQTLEALLPAGDPFYPPDQITDFWERQIAADLIREAALQSLRDEVPHGIAVRIDEYLERGEQGAKIEATLFVERDSHKGIVVGEGGRMIKKIGQAAREEIEKMSARNVFLELRVKVNEGWRDDELQLERMGYARRKD